A window of Candidatus Dojkabacteria bacterium contains these coding sequences:
- a CDS encoding excinuclease ABC subunit UvrC, whose translation MQPDIELKKQLDLLPNRVGVYKFYDSEDTLLYVGKAVNLYARVSSYFRDDHFDRPHIIPMIPKIIRIDYIETENEIEALVLESALIKNNQPRYNVLQKDDKSYAWLYITTQEEIPKIYIVRSTSIESLKKGKLFGPYPSGRAVRQVYRYIRKLHPFCTCNSPTKPCLYYHLGMCINPAFGEHTVEEYRNNIDEIIKFLDGRKKRHVTDLERQMREFSSNREFEKAALLRDKIEDLKHLGNKIDVGYSGAEEEYIENRNKMLRNELDGISKQLGLAQVSRVECYDISNIQGTFSYGSMVVSEEGVTDPKQYRVFKVKSVEGSDDFASLREVLTRRLKHIDTNVEDESLSTKPDIIMIDGGKGQLSAVIDLIPDDIFLLGISKGRKYKRKGGRKVDEFWVVRNRVTLQIPLKKPRILVTLRDEAHRFALKHHRKARKAYMEKSLLDSVKGIGPKKKKLLMKEYGSVKTMWEAGPDSVRSVLKDQKLVDALFIELKKRYGSN comes from the coding sequence TTGCAGCCCGATATCGAACTTAAAAAACAGCTCGATCTTCTCCCAAACCGTGTTGGTGTGTATAAGTTTTACGACTCTGAAGATACGCTTCTATATGTGGGCAAAGCGGTCAACCTTTACGCTAGAGTTTCCTCATATTTCCGTGACGACCATTTTGACCGTCCACACATCATCCCGATGATCCCCAAAATCATCAGGATTGATTATATTGAGACAGAAAATGAGATTGAGGCGCTTGTTCTTGAGTCTGCGCTGATCAAAAACAACCAGCCTAGGTATAACGTCTTGCAGAAAGATGATAAGTCATATGCATGGCTTTACATCACAACACAAGAAGAGATACCGAAGATCTATATCGTGCGGTCAACTTCTATTGAAAGCCTGAAGAAGGGGAAGCTTTTCGGCCCATATCCAAGTGGTCGTGCAGTGCGGCAGGTTTATAGATATATCAGAAAGCTTCACCCATTCTGTACATGTAATTCTCCGACTAAGCCCTGCCTCTACTATCACCTCGGCATGTGTATTAATCCAGCATTTGGCGAGCACACGGTAGAGGAGTATCGAAATAATATTGATGAAATAATCAAATTTCTCGACGGGAGGAAGAAGAGGCATGTCACTGATCTGGAGAGGCAGATGCGAGAGTTTTCTAGCAATCGTGAATTTGAGAAGGCTGCACTACTGAGAGATAAGATCGAAGACTTAAAGCATCTGGGTAATAAGATAGATGTAGGCTATAGCGGAGCCGAGGAGGAGTATATCGAAAACCGTAATAAAATGCTCAGAAATGAGCTCGACGGCATCTCAAAGCAGCTCGGTCTTGCCCAGGTATCTCGCGTTGAATGCTACGATATCTCCAATATCCAGGGAACCTTCTCTTACGGCTCTATGGTTGTCTCCGAGGAGGGCGTAACAGATCCTAAGCAATATCGCGTATTTAAAGTGAAAAGTGTTGAGGGTAGTGATGACTTCGCAAGCCTCCGCGAGGTGCTTACAAGAAGGCTTAAGCATATCGACACCAATGTAGAGGATGAAAGTCTCTCTACGAAGCCTGACATTATTATGATCGACGGTGGAAAAGGGCAGCTTTCAGCTGTGATCGACCTGATACCAGACGATATCTTTCTGTTGGGAATCAGCAAGGGACGCAAATATAAGCGCAAGGGTGGCAGGAAGGTAGACGAGTTCTGGGTGGTACGAAACAGAGTTACCCTACAGATCCCGCTAAAGAAGCCAAGAATTCTTGTTACATTGCGAGACGAGGCTCACAGATTTGCATTGAAGCATCATCGAAAAGCGAGGAAAGCATATATGGAAAAATCATTGCTCGACTCGGTCAAAGGAATTGGTCCGAAAAAGAAAAAGCTACTTATGAAAGAGTATGGCTCGGTCAAAACGATGTGGGAAGCTGGCCCCGACAGTGTGAGATCGGTGCTCAAGGATCAGAAGCTTGTAGATGCGCTGTTCATCGAGCTAAAGAAGCGGTATGGATCAAACTAA
- the nrdR gene encoding transcriptional regulator NrdR: MPRSGARIQERSDWQALVGVAKRRPHPRAKRSAGTGGCREVKRSGARIQERTITTMKCPYCASTNSKVVDKRNKEEGIIRRRRECLKCSKRFTTYERVENVDLTVVKKDGTHEQYSREKLTKGVRKAVTNAELNMDQISSMVDDIEMHLLSMESTEINSSEIGMLVLERLKKLDPLGYMRFASVYKDFQSLEQFRDELDELLKESKK, translated from the coding sequence ATGCCACGTAGTGGCGCCCGCATCCAAGAACGAAGTGATTGGCAAGCACTCGTGGGTGTCGCGAAGCGACGCCCGCATCCGAGAGCGAAGCGATCGGCTGGTACTGGTGGATGCCGCGAAGTGAAACGAAGCGGCGCCCGTATCCAAGAACGAACAATTACAACTATGAAATGTCCGTACTGTGCTTCTACCAACTCAAAGGTAGTTGACAAAAGAAATAAAGAAGAAGGAATAATACGAAGGCGTAGAGAGTGTCTTAAATGCTCAAAGCGCTTCACCACATATGAACGCGTCGAAAATGTCGATCTCACCGTGGTCAAGAAAGATGGGACACACGAGCAGTATAGCCGCGAGAAATTAACCAAAGGAGTGCGGAAAGCAGTCACAAATGCAGAGCTAAATATGGATCAGATCTCAAGCATGGTTGATGATATTGAGATGCATCTTCTAAGCATGGAGAGTACCGAGATCAACTCAAGTGAGATCGGCATGCTTGTACTCGAGAGGCTGAAAAAGCTTGACCCACTTGGCTATATGCGTTTTGCATCAGTGTATAAAGATTTTCAATCTCTTGAGCAATTTAGAGATGAGCTGGACGAGCTGCTCAAAGAGTCAAAGAAGTAA
- a CDS encoding anaerobic ribonucleoside-triphosphate reductase activating protein — translation MVIAGLEKLTLLDYPGRLSAIIFTYGCNMVCSYCHNPELVVGKLNRKAIYSEDEVLKFLETRVGKLDAVTITGGEPTMHKDLPQFIKKVKELGFELKLDTNGSFPKIVAAIAETGLVDYWAMDVKYAEELYSQGLNGGQMITGINESIQTIMNCGAEYEFRTTYIRSLHNDESVEKIGQMVNGAKSYYIQNFRPGKTIDPSLTGKESFKPNELEHFAQIMRNYVDRVEIRA, via the coding sequence ATGGTTATCGCTGGCTTAGAGAAGCTTACACTTCTCGATTATCCTGGGCGGCTTTCCGCAATAATATTCACCTATGGGTGCAATATGGTCTGCTCATATTGTCACAACCCTGAGCTTGTTGTCGGAAAGCTAAATCGTAAGGCAATATATAGTGAAGACGAAGTGCTAAAGTTTCTTGAAACTCGCGTCGGAAAGCTAGATGCCGTCACTATAACAGGTGGTGAGCCCACAATGCATAAAGACCTTCCCCAATTCATTAAAAAAGTTAAGGAGCTCGGCTTTGAATTAAAACTAGACACAAATGGGAGCTTTCCAAAGATAGTTGCTGCGATTGCAGAAACGGGGCTGGTGGATTACTGGGCGATGGACGTGAAGTATGCCGAAGAGCTTTATAGTCAAGGATTGAATGGCGGCCAGATGATTACCGGGATAAATGAGTCTATTCAGACTATAATGAATTGTGGCGCAGAGTATGAATTTCGTACAACATATATAAGGAGTCTACATAATGATGAAAGCGTAGAGAAGATTGGACAGATGGTTAATGGGGCGAAGTCATACTACATACAAAACTTCCGTCCTGGCAAGACAATAGACCCAAGCCTTACAGGCAAAGAGAGCTTTAAACCGAATGAGCTTGAGCATTTCGCACAAATAATGAGAAATTATGTGGATCGAGTAGAGATTCGGGCATGA
- a CDS encoding WecB/TagA/CpsF family glycosyltransferase — translation MRLPIVELHGVKINPLTREQFLTEFTELAESGAPGKYIVTPYSEYIVNAQSDEQFKAALNGADLSIADGIYILWATTFMSRPVKSRGMIGKLQVLGQYIGTGASIIFNKTSLTKIVPERIPGSQVAYDLAKICAERNYKLAILGGFDFGSGNTGILAAKKLQELYPSLEIVEIYPGERKEEEGQVVIDILKSSGADVLFCCYTPKREEIWLHDNLKHTGIKVGIGLGGTLDYISGVKKAPPAWVSKLGLEWLFRPFFADGYSLKAMWKRMKRGWIPAMVNSSLFSLREKLRTV, via the coding sequence ATGAGATTACCCATAGTCGAATTACACGGAGTCAAAATAAACCCATTGACAAGGGAGCAGTTTCTCACTGAGTTCACTGAACTGGCTGAGAGCGGTGCGCCAGGAAAGTATATTGTTACTCCTTACTCTGAATATATTGTAAATGCACAAAGTGACGAGCAATTCAAAGCTGCCCTAAATGGCGCAGATCTATCAATTGCGGATGGGATATATATATTGTGGGCCACCACATTTATGTCACGACCGGTCAAAAGCAGGGGCATGATTGGGAAGTTACAGGTTCTCGGCCAATATATTGGAACTGGTGCCTCAATTATTTTCAACAAGACTTCGCTAACAAAAATTGTTCCAGAACGAATACCTGGTTCTCAGGTTGCATATGATCTCGCCAAGATATGTGCAGAACGAAATTATAAGCTTGCCATACTTGGTGGATTTGATTTTGGTTCAGGCAACACTGGAATCTTAGCGGCAAAAAAACTTCAGGAGCTTTACCCCAGTCTCGAGATTGTCGAGATTTACCCAGGCGAGCGCAAAGAAGAGGAGGGGCAGGTTGTGATCGACATTTTGAAGAGTAGCGGTGCCGATGTGCTTTTCTGCTGCTACACGCCAAAGCGCGAGGAGATCTGGCTGCACGATAACCTTAAACATACAGGTATAAAGGTCGGAATAGGGCTGGGGGGTACTCTGGACTACATATCAGGAGTAAAGAAGGCGCCGCCGGCATGGGTCAGCAAGCTTGGCTTAGAGTGGCTGTTTAGACCGTTCTTCGCTGATGGGTACTCGCTCAAGGCAATGTGGAAAAGAATGAAGCGTGGATGGATACCTGCAATGGTCAACTCCTCACTCTTTTCATTAAGAGAAAAATTGCGCACTGTATAA
- the uvrB gene encoding excinuclease ABC subunit UvrB, with product MSFTLSTQLTPSPDQEKAIQQIVSNIDNKVNKQTLLGVTGSGKTFVMANAIARTNRPTLVLSHNKTLAAQLYEEFVEFFPDNAVRYFVSYYDYYQPEAYIPGKDLYIEKESDINNEIERMRHSAMYAALTRKDVIIVASVSCIYNIGNPENYQGHSITMKVGDSFPISKLSRDLVLMQYQRDLTDFTPSSFRIKGDIVDIFTPYHELPIRLKFFGDELEEINYIDALTGQKLAQINKIEIFPSRTFIFDYDVVNKAAEEIRKDMEIQVEALNKMGKIVEAQRLKQRTTYDIEMLLQVGYCKGMENYSIYFEDRQVGDPPYTLMDYFPDDYLLFIDESHITVPQIGGMSKGDAARKETLIEYGFRLPTARDNRPLNFEEFRQRQGVTTYVSATPTQWEIKDSDENVVELLTRPTGLLDPIIDVRPTMNQIDDVIAEVNANIKKRQRVLITTLTKRMAEDLSAYLEDMDIRVHYLHSDQDTVERVDVLRKLRLGEFDVLVGINLLREGIDLPEVSLVIILDADKEGYLRSRTSLVQTIGRAARHQEGRVLLYADKETDSMKYAITETRRRRKFQEEYNTKHGITPTTIQKGIRESLKKDEIDDTPLDYAAWIEESKPPKSKVKSLIKDLEDKMFIAAENLQFEKAAEIRDQIKDLKNAVG from the coding sequence GTGAGTTTCACTTTAAGCACACAACTTACTCCTTCCCCCGACCAGGAAAAAGCCATACAGCAGATCGTCAGCAATATTGATAATAAGGTCAATAAGCAGACTCTACTTGGCGTAACAGGCTCTGGAAAGACATTTGTGATGGCAAACGCGATTGCACGAACCAACCGCCCTACCCTTGTACTATCCCACAACAAAACCTTGGCAGCACAGCTATACGAGGAGTTTGTCGAGTTCTTCCCTGACAATGCGGTTAGATATTTCGTTTCATACTACGATTACTATCAACCTGAAGCCTACATCCCAGGCAAAGATCTCTATATTGAGAAAGAGTCCGATATTAACAATGAGATTGAGCGGATGCGACACTCGGCCATGTATGCTGCGCTTACGAGGAAGGATGTAATAATTGTCGCTTCAGTCTCATGTATATACAACATAGGCAATCCTGAAAATTATCAAGGCCACTCGATCACAATGAAGGTTGGTGATTCCTTCCCAATCTCAAAGCTAAGCAGAGATCTGGTATTAATGCAGTATCAAAGAGATTTGACCGACTTTACTCCAAGCTCATTTAGGATAAAAGGGGATATCGTAGATATATTTACTCCATACCATGAGCTCCCAATCAGATTAAAGTTCTTCGGAGACGAGCTTGAAGAGATAAACTACATTGATGCCCTTACAGGCCAGAAATTAGCCCAGATCAATAAGATCGAAATCTTCCCTTCTAGGACATTTATCTTCGACTACGATGTTGTAAATAAGGCTGCAGAAGAGATAAGAAAAGATATGGAGATCCAGGTTGAGGCGCTCAACAAGATGGGCAAGATCGTCGAGGCGCAAAGATTGAAGCAAAGAACTACCTATGATATTGAGATGCTGCTTCAGGTTGGCTATTGCAAAGGGATGGAGAACTACTCGATCTACTTCGAAGATCGTCAGGTCGGTGACCCTCCATATACATTGATGGATTACTTCCCAGACGACTACCTTCTATTTATAGACGAATCCCACATAACTGTTCCTCAGATTGGTGGGATGTCAAAGGGTGATGCAGCCCGCAAGGAGACTTTGATTGAGTACGGCTTCCGGCTACCTACAGCACGAGATAATCGACCGCTCAACTTTGAAGAATTTAGGCAGCGCCAAGGGGTAACAACATATGTCTCAGCAACTCCAACACAGTGGGAGATAAAAGATAGCGATGAGAATGTTGTCGAGCTGCTTACAAGGCCAACGGGCCTACTTGATCCAATTATCGATGTACGCCCAACTATGAATCAGATCGATGATGTCATTGCTGAGGTAAACGCAAACATTAAAAAGCGTCAACGAGTCCTTATCACAACTCTTACGAAACGTATGGCAGAAGATCTATCTGCCTATCTCGAGGATATGGATATTAGAGTTCATTACTTACACTCTGACCAAGATACTGTTGAAAGAGTCGATGTCCTAAGAAAATTACGGCTGGGCGAATTTGATGTATTGGTGGGAATCAATCTACTACGTGAGGGTATCGACCTACCCGAGGTATCCCTCGTAATTATCTTGGATGCAGACAAAGAGGGTTACTTAAGGTCACGAACCAGCCTAGTACAAACTATTGGTCGAGCTGCAAGACATCAAGAAGGAAGAGTTCTTCTTTATGCTGACAAGGAAACTGATAGCATGAAATATGCGATCACAGAGACGAGAAGAAGGAGAAAGTTCCAGGAAGAATATAATACGAAGCATGGCATTACCCCAACCACCATCCAGAAAGGGATACGTGAATCTCTGAAGAAAGACGAGATAGACGATACTCCGCTTGATTATGCTGCATGGATAGAAGAGAGCAAGCCTCCGAAAAGCAAGGTAAAGAGCCTTATCAAAGACCTTGAAGATAAGATGTTTATCGCTGCTGAAAACCTACAGTTTGAGAAGGCCGCTGAAATACGAGACCAGATCAAGGATCTAAAAAATGCGGTGGGATAA
- a CDS encoding adenylate/guanylate cyclase domain-containing protein, protein MIYLNLNTAYPTASSFAGVGKMFNKKLLNFYQRGFFEEKYKHPVRENLMILFSDIKGFTQMSEKFSSHDLFIMLDNFLTKASLIIKQNDGKIDKYLGDGILAYWNIQDKDVTYKLVLNTQEKLRELSNEYSTATNVDFTIGVGVHEGPATIGYLGSSSQSNSKTKTLIGKNVNIASRLEGLTRKYGVEALLSFPSQYARDTHDFIFRKVDIVQVKGSSTVLHIYEPMRRSNENLAKREVYEQALKLYLSGKFYHAMHKFQILYDDNPSKLMSQRIKKLSLAPKDDWDGVWNWTSK, encoded by the coding sequence ATGATCTACTTGAATCTAAATACAGCTTATCCGACAGCTTCATCATTTGCCGGTGTGGGGAAAATGTTTAACAAGAAGCTTTTAAACTTCTATCAGCGAGGATTCTTTGAGGAAAAGTATAAGCACCCTGTACGGGAGAATCTGATGATTCTTTTTTCTGATATTAAAGGCTTTACACAGATGTCAGAGAAATTTTCATCACACGACCTTTTCATAATGCTCGACAACTTCCTTACCAAAGCCAGTTTGATCATTAAGCAGAATGACGGGAAAATAGATAAATACCTCGGTGACGGGATTCTTGCATATTGGAATATTCAGGACAAGGATGTAACTTATAAGCTAGTCCTAAATACTCAAGAAAAACTTAGAGAATTATCCAATGAGTACTCGACGGCAACAAATGTAGATTTCACTATAGGTGTTGGTGTTCACGAAGGCCCTGCAACAATTGGATATCTTGGGAGTAGTTCGCAATCAAACAGCAAGACCAAAACCCTTATAGGCAAAAATGTAAATATAGCATCGAGATTAGAGGGCTTGACCAGAAAGTATGGGGTCGAAGCTCTTTTATCATTCCCGTCTCAGTACGCACGTGACACACATGACTTCATCTTTAGAAAGGTGGATATCGTCCAGGTTAAAGGCTCTTCAACAGTCCTGCATATATACGAGCCAATGCGCCGCTCCAATGAAAATCTAGCCAAGCGAGAAGTTTACGAGCAGGCATTGAAGCTTTACCTTTCTGGCAAGTTCTACCACGCAATGCACAAGTTCCAGATACTGTACGACGACAATCCTTCAAAGCTTATGTCACAGCGAATCAAGAAACTGAGCCTCGCACCAAAGGATGATTGGGATGGGGTGTGGAACTGGACGAGCAAATAA
- the mutL gene encoding DNA mismatch repair endonuclease MutL: MADIKKLPQELINQIAAGEVIERPASVVKELIDNSIDAGADIIKIRINKGGLELIEVSDNGIGISSDMLGLAFEAHSTSKIDSLEDLNNLLTMGFRGEALSTIVAIADVTAISKHSEELAYKIAFEGITPTGIEPAARDVGTTVMVKNLFGKIPARRKYLRSAETEYRKVMQIILPYLIIYPNVAFNIEKDGRTIYNLPKIQGVTSRTLHPGRFREVVRADFAEEMVDIFYEGEGMKIGGLVAHPKFHQSKVNHIYTFVNGRPVSERGLVKSVIQGFDRFIPHGDKVPLVLMVEIKPDLVDVNVHPRKEEVRFINPYRVYSAVEQAVASALSQQIKSEYSSNISYDGVAHEDNAYSRLRSIVSSSQGDGYSSSGTAVLDFSRQNRSVDESIRFSENLLRDQSESLPVFDSENGEVKLGEILNVAQFFKKYIFVQFESELWVVDQHAAAERITFEKLLSNYNQSGSGGATLDVQNLLVPEHIQLEETELIFMKENTYFLESLGFSVEVDNTGLKVTAVPVEFHEADLTKLIKEVVDLGEYEEGEMLFDLNKQRENVLATIACHNSIRTNQKLHYSEGRSLVEQLMKCDNPYSCPHGRPIVWRISLTELDKNFDRTY; the protein is encoded by the coding sequence ATGGCAGACATTAAGAAACTCCCACAAGAATTAATAAACCAGATTGCAGCAGGCGAAGTGATTGAACGACCAGCTTCGGTGGTCAAAGAGCTCATAGATAACAGCATTGACGCTGGTGCCGACATAATAAAGATACGCATCAATAAAGGGGGGCTTGAATTAATCGAGGTTTCAGATAATGGGATAGGCATCTCTAGTGACATGCTAGGATTGGCGTTCGAGGCACATTCAACCAGCAAGATAGACTCCTTAGAGGATCTAAACAACCTTCTTACCATGGGTTTTAGAGGAGAGGCTCTCTCGACAATAGTGGCGATTGCAGATGTAACTGCAATATCAAAGCACTCAGAAGAGTTAGCATATAAGATCGCCTTTGAGGGCATTACTCCAACAGGTATTGAGCCAGCAGCTCGAGACGTCGGAACTACAGTAATGGTGAAGAATCTTTTCGGGAAAATCCCAGCGCGCAGAAAATACCTAAGAAGTGCAGAGACTGAGTATCGCAAAGTGATGCAGATAATTTTGCCATACCTGATCATATATCCAAATGTTGCTTTCAATATCGAGAAAGATGGAAGAACTATCTATAACTTGCCGAAGATACAGGGTGTAACATCGAGGACTCTGCACCCAGGTCGTTTCAGGGAAGTTGTAAGGGCAGACTTTGCCGAGGAGATGGTGGATATATTTTATGAGGGAGAGGGGATGAAAATCGGTGGGTTAGTCGCTCACCCGAAATTTCACCAGTCGAAGGTCAATCACATATATACATTTGTAAATGGGCGTCCAGTTAGTGAGAGAGGGCTTGTTAAGAGTGTTATTCAGGGGTTCGATCGATTCATACCACACGGAGATAAAGTCCCACTGGTACTGATGGTGGAAATTAAGCCAGACCTTGTGGATGTAAACGTCCATCCACGCAAGGAGGAAGTTCGCTTCATCAACCCATACCGTGTTTACTCTGCCGTGGAGCAGGCCGTGGCCTCAGCCCTCAGTCAGCAGATCAAGAGCGAGTACTCTTCAAATATTTCATACGACGGCGTCGCACATGAAGATAATGCTTACAGCAGGCTAAGATCGATAGTAAGCTCGTCGCAGGGTGACGGATATAGTAGCTCGGGCACAGCCGTCCTTGATTTTTCGAGGCAGAATCGATCTGTTGATGAGAGTATCCGATTCTCTGAGAATCTGTTGCGAGATCAGAGTGAGTCACTTCCTGTATTTGATAGCGAAAATGGCGAGGTTAAATTGGGCGAGATACTGAACGTCGCGCAATTTTTCAAGAAATATATTTTTGTGCAGTTTGAAAGCGAGCTATGGGTGGTAGACCAGCATGCCGCAGCAGAGCGAATCACTTTTGAGAAGCTTCTGAGTAACTATAATCAGAGTGGAAGTGGCGGAGCAACACTGGATGTTCAAAATCTGCTTGTGCCAGAGCATATACAGCTTGAGGAGACAGAACTAATCTTTATGAAAGAAAATACTTACTTCCTTGAATCGCTTGGATTCTCTGTTGAGGTTGATAATACGGGGCTAAAAGTTACTGCAGTTCCTGTTGAATTTCATGAAGCAGATTTAACCAAGCTTATAAAAGAGGTTGTAGATCTTGGTGAGTATGAAGAAGGGGAGATGCTGTTTGACCTAAATAAGCAGCGGGAAAATGTGCTCGCGACAATTGCTTGTCACAATAGCATTCGGACCAATCAGAAGCTTCACTATTCTGAGGGTAGATCTTTAGTCGAGCAATTAATGAAATGTGACAACCCTTATAGCTGCCCGCACGGCCGCCCAATAGTGTGGCGAATATCTCTCACCGAGTTGGATAAGAACTTCGATAGAACCTATTAA
- a CDS encoding ABC transporter ATP-binding protein codes for MSKKEKKKEVVISVKNLVKKYGDFTAVDGISFDVYESEIFGLLGPNGAGKTTTLEIIETLRDETEGTVEVLGLSINKDAKKIKQLIGVQLQQAGFYPNLNLLELINLFAGLYDVKVDAMSLLEKVNLTDKAKVQVKALSGGQKQRFSIATTLVNRPKVIFLDEPTTGLDPQARRNLWDLIREIRENGTTVVITTHYMDEAEFLCDRVGIIDDGQIITIAPPGKLVDELLERGFKRKEKVKDANLEDVFLDLTGHALRE; via the coding sequence ATGTCAAAGAAAGAGAAGAAGAAAGAGGTAGTAATAAGCGTGAAGAATCTGGTAAAGAAGTATGGTGATTTCACAGCAGTAGACGGAATCAGCTTTGATGTATATGAGTCAGAGATTTTCGGCCTTTTAGGTCCTAATGGAGCTGGCAAGACGACGACTTTGGAGATAATTGAGACTTTGAGGGATGAGACTGAGGGAACAGTTGAAGTACTGGGTCTTTCGATCAATAAAGATGCAAAGAAAATCAAGCAGCTTATTGGAGTGCAGCTTCAGCAAGCAGGGTTCTACCCAAACTTGAACCTTCTCGAGCTCATTAACCTGTTTGCAGGGCTTTACGATGTTAAGGTAGATGCTATGAGTCTACTTGAGAAGGTAAACCTTACCGATAAGGCCAAGGTGCAGGTGAAAGCGCTATCTGGAGGTCAGAAGCAGAGGTTCTCAATCGCAACAACACTTGTAAATAGGCCGAAGGTCATATTCTTAGATGAACCAACAACCGGCTTGGACCCGCAGGCTCGTAGAAACCTTTGGGATCTGATTAGAGAGATTCGCGAGAATGGTACAACAGTAGTAATTACAACACACTACATGGATGAGGCCGAATTTCTGTGCGACAGGGTTGGAATTATAGATGATGGTCAGATTATTACAATTGCACCACCAGGCAAGTTGGTAGATGAGCTACTTGAGAGAGGATTTAAGAGGAAAGAGAAGGTAAAGGATGCCAACCTCGAAGATGTGTTCCTCGATCTAACCGGGCATGCCCTAAGAGAATAA
- a CDS encoding ABC transporter permease: MKFIKSFLAMLKADLISTMRNPSSIVFGLLFPLIFIVVFGFIGQGGQTYTIAVKEGSDTDNPIYEALEEIDYIKLDTEMSNEEVEEKLKAGRISAQMNIVERANENQMPSYLVDLRLSGAEPEGSQVVLSTIQGIVSPMNLQIAGVTEPPITVETENVEGRQYKQIDFILPGQLGFALMSTGIFGTAFLFVSLRATLVLKRFAATPVKKSSILTGLAGSKLMFAIMQAVVIIGVGYFFLEFTLVNGWVTFVEMLLLSMLGLIIFLGMGLIVSSIAKDENSVPPLANIITLPQFLLAGTFFPIEVFPEWLQPVSKILPLTYLNNALRAVSFEGAGFSEIASDVGILLLMTVVVYAAAIKLFKWKE; encoded by the coding sequence ATGAAATTCATTAAATCTTTCCTAGCGATGCTAAAAGCGGATCTCATCTCTACAATGAGAAATCCGTCCAGCATTGTTTTCGGTCTCCTATTTCCTCTGATCTTCATTGTAGTATTTGGGTTTATCGGTCAAGGCGGGCAAACCTATACAATAGCTGTCAAAGAGGGCTCGGATACAGATAACCCGATCTATGAGGCGCTTGAGGAGATCGACTATATTAAGCTAGATACAGAGATGAGTAATGAAGAGGTAGAGGAGAAGCTAAAAGCAGGTAGAATCAGCGCGCAGATGAATATCGTTGAGAGAGCGAATGAGAATCAGATGCCAAGCTACCTAGTAGACCTGAGGCTTAGCGGTGCAGAACCAGAGGGATCGCAGGTTGTGCTTTCAACAATTCAGGGTATCGTCTCACCGATGAATCTGCAGATTGCAGGAGTTACCGAGCCTCCAATAACTGTTGAAACAGAAAACGTTGAAGGTCGGCAGTATAAGCAGATCGACTTTATCTTGCCTGGCCAGCTCGGCTTCGCCTTGATGAGTACAGGTATTTTTGGAACAGCTTTTCTATTTGTGAGCCTGAGGGCAACTTTGGTACTTAAGAGATTTGCCGCAACACCTGTAAAGAAGAGCTCAATCCTCACCGGCCTAGCAGGCAGCAAGCTAATGTTTGCTATCATGCAAGCGGTGGTAATCATTGGCGTTGGCTACTTCTTCTTAGAATTTACTCTGGTAAATGGATGGGTGACTTTCGTAGAAATGCTGCTTCTCTCAATGCTTGGCTTGATCATATTCTTAGGGATGGGTCTGATCGTCAGCAGCATTGCGAAAGATGAAAATTCAGTACCACCATTGGCGAACATTATCACATTGCCGCAGTTCCTATTGGCAGGCACTTTCTTCCCAATCGAGGTTTTCCCGGAGTGGCTGCAGCCAGTAAGCAAGATCTTGCCTCTGACCTACCTTAACAACGCCCTTCGTGCTGTATCTTTTGAGGGCGCAGGCTTTTCAGAGATTGCCTCAGATGTAGGAATACTTTTGCTTATGACTGTTGTTGTATACGCAGCGGCAATCAAGCTGTTCAAGTGGAAAGAGTAA